From a region of the Sesamum indicum cultivar Zhongzhi No. 13 linkage group LG3, S_indicum_v1.0, whole genome shotgun sequence genome:
- the LOC105158817 gene encoding polygalacturonase-like, with the protein MAYTKTIHILILTLFCYYSSPSLSANPTYNVQSFGAKPDGKSDCTKAFLSAWGAACAATTPATIYVPRGRFLLGSNVYLSGKLCKNTAITIRIDGTLVAPSDYNALGRTEHWVQFERVTGVSIYGGTLDGQGAALWACKNSGKNCPKGTTSLAFYNSNNILVSGLTSLNSQMFHVLVDGCHNAKLINLQISAPGNSPNTDGIHVQQSTGVTIMNSHVGTGDDCVSIGPGSSNLWIENLACGPGHGISIGSLGWDMQEAGVQNVTVKTATFSGTENGVRVKTWARPSNGFVRDVLFQHVVMLNVQNPIIIDQNYCPDHHNCPNQSSGVKISDVTYQDIHGTSATAIAVKFDCSKTHPCTGITLDGVKLTYGNKQATASCANAGGSAAGVVQPTSCL; encoded by the exons ATGGCCTACACAAAAACAATCCACATCCTGATTCTCACCCTCTTCTGCTACTACTCATCGCCATCACTTTCAGCCAACCCCACGTACAATGTGCAGTCCTTTGGAGCAAAACCCGACGGGAAATCAGACTGCACGAAGGCCTTTCTAAGTGCATGGGGCGCAGCCTGTGCCGCCACGACACCGGCCACGATATACGTGCCACGGGGGAGGTTTTTGTTAGGATCAAATGTGTATTTGTCAGGCAAGTTATGCAAAAATACTGCGATAACCATACGTATCGACGGGACCCTAGTCGCGCCGTCCGATTATAATGCCCTTGGGAGAACTGAGCACTGGGTGCAGTTCGAGAGGGTCACAGGAGTTTCTATCTACGGCGGAACCCTGGACGGTCAAGGGGCGGCGTTGTGGGCTTGCAAGAACTCCGGCAAGAATTGTCCTAAAGGAACTACG TCACTGGCCTTCTACAATTCCAACAACATATTGGTCAGTGGATTAACCTCTTTAAACAGTCAAATGTTCCACGTTCTGGTTGACGGATGCCACAATGCCAAGCTCATAAACCTGCAAATCTCGGCTCCCGGAAACAGCCCCAACACTGATGGCATCCATGTCCAGCAATCAACAGGAGTCACTATCATGAACTCTCACGTCGGCACAGGCGACGACTGCGTTTCAATCGGCCCTGGCTCCTCCAACTTGTGGATCGAAAACCTCGCTTGTGGCCCTGGTCATGGTATAAG TATTGGGAGTCTAGGGTGGGATATGCAAGAAGCAGGAGTGCAGAACGTGACAGTGAAAACGGCTACATTCAGCGGCACTGAAAATGGTGTTAGGGTTAAGACATGGGCGAGGCCTAGCAATGGATTTGTCCGAGACGTTCTCTTCCAGCATGTTGTAATGCTTAATGTTCAAAACCCCATCATCATCGACCAAAACTACTGCCCCGACCACCACAATTGTCCCAACCAG TCATCGGGGGTGAAAATTAGCGATGTGACGTATCAAGACATACACGGAACGTCAGCCACAGCAATTGCAGTGAAATTTGACTGCAGTAAAACACACCCATGCACTGGAATTACATTGGATGGAGTTAAACTTACCTACGGAAACAAACAGGCTACAGCTTCTTGTGCCAACGCTGGAGGATCGGCGGCTGGGGTTGTGCAGCCCACCAGCTGCCTATAg
- the LOC105159012 gene encoding polygalacturonase-like — translation MPKLATFSWAILLVLIAAVLSPAAAYNVVNFGARGDGRTDSTAAFLRAWKAACSSATPAAVSVPRGTYLVRSIWFTGPCRSRILFEISGTIVAPNNYNDIGKSEFWILFYKVSRLTVVGGTLDAKGSKFWSCRRGGNNHCPVGARSIAFQTCSNVVVSGLTSLNSQTIHIGINECSNIKIQNVKIIAPSGSPNTDGIHIASSRGITITSSTIRTGDDCVSVGPGSMNVYMEKIGCGPGHGISVGSLGNSFNEEGVQNVTVINSVFTKTDNGVRVKSWARPSGGYAKNLNFKNLIMRNVANPIIIDQKYCPDYRCPHQSSGVRVSQVTYKNIKGTSSTQAAMTFRCSSSNPCSGIKLQDIKLTYVNTLRRPTVSYCENARGSSSGSVFPRSCW, via the exons ATGCCGAAGTTGGCAACATTTTCTTGGGCAATCTTGCTTGTCCTGATTGCCGCAGTGTTATCTCCTGCTGCAGCCTACAATGTTGTCAACTTCGGTGCACGAGGGGACGGGAGGACCGACTCGACTGCAGCCTTTCTCCGTGCGTGGAAGGCAGCGTGCAGCTCCGCTACACCGGCTGCAGTATCGGTCCCTAGGGGCACGTACTTGGTGAGATCGATATGGTTTACGGGCCCGTGCAGGAGCCGTATCCTGTTTGAAATAAGTGGAACCATTGTCGCCCCGAATAACTATAATGATATCGGCAAATCTGAGTTTTGGATATTGTTCTATAAAGTCAGCAGGTTAACAGTTGTTGGGGGGACATTGGATGCTAAAGGTTCCAAGTTCTGGTCTTGTCGACGGGGCGGAAACAATCACTGCCCTGTCGGGGCGAGG TCGATAGCATTCCAAACGTGCAGCAATGTTGTCGTTAGTGGTTTGACATCGTTGAACAGCCAGACAATTCACATTGGCATTAACGAGTGCAGCAACATCAAGATACAGAATGTGAAGATCATTGCACCGAGTGGGAGCCCCAACACGGACGGCATCCACATTGCATCCTCCCGCGGTATCACAATCACCAGCAGCACGATTAGGACCGGAGACGACTGTGTATCTGTCGGCCCTGGATCGATGAACGTGTATATGGAGAAAATCGGATGTGGCCCTGGACATGGCATCAG CGTTGGGAGTCTGGGCAATAGTTTCAATGAAGAGGGAGTGCAGAACGTGACGGTAATAAATTCTGTCTTCACAAAGACAGACAACGGCGTCCGTGTGAAATCGTGGGCGAGGCCAAGCGGTGGCTATGCGAAGAATCTCAACTTCAAGAATCTCATCATGAGGAATGTTGCCAACCCCATAATCATAGATCAAAAGTATTGCCCTGATTACAGATGCCCTCATCAG AGCTCTGGAGTGAGAGTGAGTCAAGTGacatataaaaacataaaggGGACGTCGTCGACACAGGCTGCCATGACGTTCCGGTGCAGTTCGAGCAATCCATGCAGTGGGATCAAACTGCAAGATATCAAGCTGACTTATGTGAATACTTTGAGAAGGCCAACAGTTTCATACTGTGAAAATGCAAGAGGATCCAGCAGTGGTTCTGTGTTTCCAAGAAGTTGCTGGTAG